Proteins encoded in a region of the Muntiacus reevesi chromosome 19, mMunRee1.1, whole genome shotgun sequence genome:
- the TENT5A gene encoding terminal nucleotidyltransferase 5A isoform X2, translating to MHQRYFWTDQGQVAFGGHFMAEGEGYFAMAEDELAGGHYIPLGGDLSGGDCGGGGDGFAGHCLEYCESPTAHCNVLNWEQVQRLDGILSETIPIHGRGNFPTLELQPSLIVKVVRRRLAEKRIGVRDVRLNGSAASHVLHQDSGLGYKDLDLIFCADLRGEEEFQTVKDVVLDCLLDFLPEGVNKEKITPLTLKEAYVQKMVKVCNDSDRWSLISLSNNSGKNVELKFVDSLRRQFEFSVDSFQIKLDSLLLFYECSENPMTETFHPTIIGESVYGDFHEAFDHLCNKIIATRNPEEIRGGGLLKYCNLLVRGFRPASDEIKTLQRYMCSRFFIDFSDIGEQQRKLESYLQNHFVGLEDRKYDYLMTLHGVVNESTVCLMGHERRQTLNLITMLAIRVLADQNVIPNVANVTCYYQPAPYVADANFSNYYIAQVQPVFTCQQQTYSTWLPCN from the exons ATGCATCAGAGATACTTTTG GACCGACCAGGGCCAAGTGGCGTTCGGCGGGCACTTCATGGCGGAAGGCGAAGGGTACTTTGCCATGGCCGAGGACGAGCTGGCCGGCGGCCACTACATCCCCCTGGGCGGCGATCTGAGCGGCGGCgactgcggcggcggcggcgacgggTTCGCCGGGCATTGCTTGGAATACTGCGAGAGTCCCACGGCGCACTGCAACGTGCTGAACTGGGAGCAAGTGCAGCGGCTGGATGGCATCCTGAGCGAGACCATCCCAATCCACGGGCGCGGCAACTTCCCCACGCTCGAGCTGCAGCCCAGCCTGATCGTGAAAGTGGTGCGGCGGCGGCTGGCGGAGAAGCGCATCGGCGTCCGCGACGTGCGCCTCAACGGCTCGGCCGCCAGCCACGTCCTGCACCAGGACAGCGGCCTGGGCTACAAAGACCTGGACCTCATCTTCTGCGCCGACCTGCGCGGGGAAGAGGAGTTTCAGACTGTGAAGGACGTCGTGCTGGACTGCCTGTTGGACTTCTTACCCGAAGGGGTGAACAAGGAGAAGATCACACCACTCACGCTCAAG GAAGCTTATGTGCAGAAAATGGTTAAAGTGTGCAATGACTCTGACCGATGGAGTCTTATATCCCTGTCAAACAACAGTGGCAAAAATGTGGAACTGAAATTTGTGGATTCCCTCCGGAGGCAGTTTGAATTTAGTGTAGATTCTTTTCAAATCAAATTAGACTCTCTTCTCCTCTTTTACGAATGTTCAGAGAACCCGATGACTGAAACGTTTCACCCCACAATAATTGGGGAGAGCGTCTATGGCGATTTCCATGAAGCCTTTGATCACCTTTGTAACAAGATCATTGCCACGCGGAAcccagaggaaatcagagggggAGGCCTGCTAAAGTACTGCAACCTGTTAGTGAGGGGCTTTAGGCCCGCCTCTGATGAGATCAAGACCCTTCAGAGGTATATGTGTTCCAGGTTTTTCATCGACTTCTCAGACATTGGAGAGCAGCAGAGAAAACTGGAGTCCTATTTGCAGAACCACTTCGTGGGCTTGGAAGACCGCAAGTATGACTATCTCATGACCCTTCATGGAGTGGTGAATGAGAGTACCGTGTGTCTGATGGGACATGAAAGAAGACAGACTTTAAACCTGATCACAATGCTGGCTATCCGGGTGCTAGCTGACCAGAATGTCATCCCTAACGTGGCCAATGTCACTTGCTATTACCAGCCGGCTCCCTATGTAGCAGATGCCAACTTTAGCAATTACTATATTGCACAGGTCCAGCCAGTGTTCACATGCCAGCAACAGACATACTCCACTTGGCTACCCTGCAATTAA
- the TENT5A gene encoding terminal nucleotidyltransferase 5A isoform X1, whose amino-acid sequence MAEGEGYFAMAEDELAGGHYIPLGGDLSGGDCGGGGDGFAGHCLEYCESPTAHCNVLNWEQVQRLDGILSETIPIHGRGNFPTLELQPSLIVKVVRRRLAEKRIGVRDVRLNGSAASHVLHQDSGLGYKDLDLIFCADLRGEEEFQTVKDVVLDCLLDFLPEGVNKEKITPLTLKEAYVQKMVKVCNDSDRWSLISLSNNSGKNVELKFVDSLRRQFEFSVDSFQIKLDSLLLFYECSENPMTETFHPTIIGESVYGDFHEAFDHLCNKIIATRNPEEIRGGGLLKYCNLLVRGFRPASDEIKTLQRYMCSRFFIDFSDIGEQQRKLESYLQNHFVGLEDRKYDYLMTLHGVVNESTVCLMGHERRQTLNLITMLAIRVLADQNVIPNVANVTCYYQPAPYVADANFSNYYIAQVQPVFTCQQQTYSTWLPCN is encoded by the exons ATGGCGGAAGGCGAAGGGTACTTTGCCATGGCCGAGGACGAGCTGGCCGGCGGCCACTACATCCCCCTGGGCGGCGATCTGAGCGGCGGCgactgcggcggcggcggcgacgggTTCGCCGGGCATTGCTTGGAATACTGCGAGAGTCCCACGGCGCACTGCAACGTGCTGAACTGGGAGCAAGTGCAGCGGCTGGATGGCATCCTGAGCGAGACCATCCCAATCCACGGGCGCGGCAACTTCCCCACGCTCGAGCTGCAGCCCAGCCTGATCGTGAAAGTGGTGCGGCGGCGGCTGGCGGAGAAGCGCATCGGCGTCCGCGACGTGCGCCTCAACGGCTCGGCCGCCAGCCACGTCCTGCACCAGGACAGCGGCCTGGGCTACAAAGACCTGGACCTCATCTTCTGCGCCGACCTGCGCGGGGAAGAGGAGTTTCAGACTGTGAAGGACGTCGTGCTGGACTGCCTGTTGGACTTCTTACCCGAAGGGGTGAACAAGGAGAAGATCACACCACTCACGCTCAAG GAAGCTTATGTGCAGAAAATGGTTAAAGTGTGCAATGACTCTGACCGATGGAGTCTTATATCCCTGTCAAACAACAGTGGCAAAAATGTGGAACTGAAATTTGTGGATTCCCTCCGGAGGCAGTTTGAATTTAGTGTAGATTCTTTTCAAATCAAATTAGACTCTCTTCTCCTCTTTTACGAATGTTCAGAGAACCCGATGACTGAAACGTTTCACCCCACAATAATTGGGGAGAGCGTCTATGGCGATTTCCATGAAGCCTTTGATCACCTTTGTAACAAGATCATTGCCACGCGGAAcccagaggaaatcagagggggAGGCCTGCTAAAGTACTGCAACCTGTTAGTGAGGGGCTTTAGGCCCGCCTCTGATGAGATCAAGACCCTTCAGAGGTATATGTGTTCCAGGTTTTTCATCGACTTCTCAGACATTGGAGAGCAGCAGAGAAAACTGGAGTCCTATTTGCAGAACCACTTCGTGGGCTTGGAAGACCGCAAGTATGACTATCTCATGACCCTTCATGGAGTGGTGAATGAGAGTACCGTGTGTCTGATGGGACATGAAAGAAGACAGACTTTAAACCTGATCACAATGCTGGCTATCCGGGTGCTAGCTGACCAGAATGTCATCCCTAACGTGGCCAATGTCACTTGCTATTACCAGCCGGCTCCCTATGTAGCAGATGCCAACTTTAGCAATTACTATATTGCACAGGTCCAGCCAGTGTTCACATGCCAGCAACAGACATACTCCACTTGGCTACCCTGCAATTAA